The window GCACAGAGAAATTCAAAGAAGGTTACATCAAGTTCTGCGGTGAGCCCAAGCTCAGGTTTGTGCGACAGGGGTTCGCCGTGGCCAAGCTAAAACCAGGAGTGATAGGCGTAAAAGTGGAGATCATGGCTCCTGACGCTCGACTTCCTGATGAGACCGATGTGGTGCCAGTGGAAGAGGCGGTAAAGATCCTGCCAGAGATGGCAGATAAGATATTGCCAAAGGAGGAGAGCGCCTTGGCAGAGGCGGTGCGGGTTGAGAGCGAGCCAAACCCAGCTTCAACAGAAGTAGCCAAGGCTGAGACGAACAAGGAGGTTACGAGCTAATGGCGCTTCTAAGGACAAAAGAGATAAGAGAAATGTCCCCAGAGGATAGGGCCAAAAGGCTGCGGGAGCTCCGCGATGAGCTCATGCATGAGCGAGGAACAGCGGCGATGGGTGGAGCCCCGGCCAATCCCGGCAGGATCAGGGCCATCCGGACCAACATCGCCCGTATCCTGACCGTCCAGAGGGAGGAGAAGAAGTAATGGCAGAGATTTGCTCCACGTGTGGACTGCCGAAGGAACTGTGCATGTGCGAGGAGATCGCACGTGAGCAGCAGACGGTGAAGATAAGCACCGATTCACGACGCTATGGCAAGGTCGTTACGATAGTGGAAGGATTCGACCCCAATGATATCGACATTGAGGACCTAGCGCGTAAGCTGAAGACCAAATGTGCCGCCGGTGGAACCGCCAAGGACGGCAAGATCGAACTCCAAGGCGACCACAAGAAGAAGGTGCAGAAGGCCTTGGAGGACATGGGCTTCAAGACCGAGGTCAGATGAGGAGCGAATGAAGAAGAGGGATTTCATGAGAATGGAGTTCATAGGCTTGGAAGTTGAGGTCATCGAATCCAACCATCCCGGATATCTGCATATCGCAGGGACGGTGGTGGACGAGACCAAGAACACCATCACCATAGCCACAGGAAAGAAGGAGGTTATGGTACCCAAGCCCTCGAACACTTTCCAGTTCACATGGGGCAGCGAGAAGATAACCGTGCAGGGCACGGAAATCCAACACCGGCCCGAGGATAGGATCAAGAAAATCAGGTGATGTTATGGAGAAAAAGGCCAGAGACATAGGCATCGACGTCAAGGCTCCAGCTACCGCTTGCCAGGATAAGCATTGCCCATTCCACGGAAGCTTATCCGTCCGCGGCCAGCTCATCGACGGTAAGGTCGTCTCCCAGAAGATGACTAACACCGCGGTGGTGGAGCGGAATTTTCTGAAGTACGACTCGAAGTATGAGAGATATGCCAAGAAGACCTCCAGATACTCCGCGCATTGCCCCCCTTGCCTGCAAGTCAAGGAGGGGGATGAGGTTCGTATAATGGAGTGCCGTCCGTTGAGTAAGACGGTTTCCTTCGTGATAGTGGAGAAGAGGTGAGCGGGATGAAGGGACTAGCGGGAAAACAGACTAGGGGCATAATGACTGGTACCGTTCTAGACGTTATAGATAACAGCGGTGCCAAGACCATCTCTGTCATCGCAGTTCCTGGATACCATGGTGTTAACCGAAGGCAGCCCTCGGCGGCAGTGGGCGATATAATAGTAGCCTCTGTCAAGAAGGGAACCCCTGAGATGAGACGCCAAGTGGTATATGCCGTGATTGTCAGGCAGAGGAGACCTTTCCGTCGACCAGACGGCACTATGGTCATGTTCGAGGACAACGCCGCGGTGATAACTACTGAGGAAGGCGAGACAAAAGGAACTGATATCAAAGGACCGGTTGCTAGAGAAGCGGCAGAAAGATGGCCACGCATCGCAGCCACCGCTTCCATGATCGTTTGAGGTGAGAGCAAATGGTAAGCAAGCAGGCTAGAAAGCAGCGCAAGGCGCAGGCGAATGCTCCCTTGCATATCCGCCGCAGGATGGTGGCGTCCCACCTCAGCGAGGAGTTAAGGAAGCAATATGGAACCCGTTCGGCCATGGTGATCGTGGGCGATACTGTGAAAATAATGCGCGGTGATGAAAAGGTGAAGGGCATGGAGGGGAAGGTGACAAAAGTGGATACAAAAACGGGAAGGGTGATAGTTGAGGGCGTGACCATCGCCAAAGCCGATGGCACGCTAAAAGCCCGTCCAGTGCATTCTTCGAATCTTATGATAACGAAGTTGGACCTCACCGACGCCTGGCGTAAGGAAAGCCTTGAGAGGGGCAAGGAGGGTTCAGCGTGACGAGGGATATGAAAAGATTAACCGCCCCACGCTCTTGGCCCGTGCCGAGAAAGGTCGCTCATTGGATAGCCAAGCCCTCTCCTGGTCCACATGGAGTGGAGGAGAGCATGCCGCTGGTGGTGGTGCTGCGCGATATCCTGAAGGTAGCGGATACTGCCAAGGAGGTCAAGCGCATCCTTAGGAACAGGGACGTTTTGGTGGATGGCCGTGTTGTAACGGACCACGAATTCCCCCTAGGACTCATGGACGTGCTCTCGATACCCAAGCTGGGACAACATTACCGCATGATGTTGGACCGTAATGGCAAGTTCCGACCCGTGAAGGTGCCGGAGGGAAAGCATACCTGGAAGCTGTGTCGGATAGAAGGTAAGACCACGGTTTCCGGAGGCAGGACGCAGTTGAATCTGCATGATGGGCGCAATCTGCTCGTCTCTAAGGACGTTTACAAGGTAGGAGATGTGCTGAAGTTAGAAGTTCCTTCTCAAAAGATATTGGACACATACAAGCTGGCTAAAGGATCTACCGCGCTCATCACCTCCGGATCCAACGTCGGCCAGCTAGAAGTGGTTGAAGAATACATCGTTCAAAGGACAGTGGCTCCCAATCTGGTGAAATTCAGGGATGGAAAAGTAACTATCAAGGACAACGTCTTCGTGGTGGGGTCAAAGGCCCCTGAAGTCGAGCTTCCGGAGGCGAGCGTATTATGAGCGAAATAATGAGACAGCCCCGCATCGTGAAGGTTGTCGTCAATATCGGAGTGGGCGATGCCGGTGAGAGGTTGGAGAAGGCACAGAAAGTGCTTCAAATGGTTACCAACCATAAGCCAATGGTTACGCACGCCAAAATAACCAACCGTGAGCTGGGAGTGAGAAAGGGAATGCCCATCGGCTGTAAGGTGACCCTGCGCGGCGAGGAGGCCGAGAAATTCTTGGTTAAGGCGCTAAGCACCAGAGGCAGGAAAGTGGCCTGGTACTCTTTCGACCCTGAGGGCAATCTCTCCTTCGGCATTCCCGACTATACCGATTTCGAGGGCATGAAATATGACCCTGAGATCGGCATCTTCGGAATGGATGTAAATGTCGTGATCCAGAGGCCGGGTTACCGTATAACGCAAAGGCGCGTCATGAAGAGACGCTTGCCGAAAGAGCACCGCATGACACGGGAAGAGGCCATCAATTTCATGAAGGCGAAGTTCAACGCAGAGGTGGTCGAGTGAAGCCAAAGAAGAAGTTCGGAAGGTCAGTAGGCTGCACCCGCTGCGGTCGAAAAAGAGGCATAGTGAGGAGGTATGGCATGCATCTGTGCCGCCAGTGCTTCCGGGAGATCGCGCCGCAGATAGGATTCAAGAAATATTCGTGAGGTGAGCCAAGATGCAGAACGACCCCCTAAACGATGCCATGTCAACAATCAAGAACGCCTCCGTAGTAGGAAAGAAGGAGTGCACCATAAAGCCCTCCTCCAAGCTCATCGGACGCGTGCTGAAGGTCATGGAGGAATCAGGATACATTAATCAATTCGAATTCATTGAGGACGGCAAGGCCGGGCAGTTCAAGGTCACGCTGCAGGGCAAGATAAACAATTGCGGCGTCATAAAGCCCCGCTATGCTGTTAAGAAGACTGAGCTGGAAAAATGGGAGTCAAGGTACCTCCCAGCACAGGACTTCGGCGTGCTCATCCTCACCACCACGGCGGGTGTGATATCGCACACCAAGGCTAAGGAGTTGGGTGTGGGTGGCAAGCTGCTCGCATATGTGTATTGAGGGATTGACATGACGATAACTGGCGTGATAGAGGAGAGGGTGACGATTCCCAAAGGAGTGAATGTCACCATCAACGGGCCAGAGGTTACAGTAGCTGGAAAGGCCGGGCAGCTTAAGCGCAGATTCGAGAGTCCAAGGATAGAAATACTCACCTCCGAAGGACACGTGGTGGTCCGCTGTGAGTACCCTAAAATAAAAGACAAGGCCATGGTGGGCACTATTGCCTCTCATATCCAGAACATGATAGATGGGGTACAGGGAGGATTCGAATACCATATGAAGGTGGTCTACTCCCACTTCCCCATGAAGACCTCAGTTAAGGGAGACAAGTTCGTGATCGAGAACTTCTTGGGTGAGAAGTCGCCACGATACGCCAACATCATCGGCCAGACCAAAGTAGCGGTCAAGGGCGCAGAGGTGGTGGTGTCAGGCATCAATCTGGAGGAGGTCTCCCAGACCGCAGCGAATATCGAACGCGCCTGCAGGATAAAGGGGTATGACCCCCGCGTCTTTCAGGATGGGATATACATCGTGGAGAAGGCTAGGAAGGTGAAGGCATGAGTAAACCCAAGAAGGAGATCAAACAGCTTTCCGACCTGCCTTATTACAAGGAAGAGTTTACGGAACAGCTCAAGGGCATGGGCATAGAGACTCTAGAGCAACTTCTAGATGCCCTTAACGATGAGGCCCAGTACAAAAAAATTGTGGATGAGTTGAAAGGAGTAGGGCCTAGGGTAGCTGACCACTGGATAGAGGTAATCGAGGAGGCTTTAGCCCAGGGCGCCGAGAGCATGTCTGTGGAGATAACTGATGTGGAAGTGGAAAAGAAGGCGGAAGTGGTGCAAGAGGCGGCTGAAGTGGTAGAGCAAAAGGCATATGTGGCCCACAAGAAGCCAGAGCTCACACCAGAGAAAAGGAGGGCATTGGCGATCAGAGAGGAGATAGATTCTCGCCGTCCCGCTTTCCGCCGTCAGGAATGGTTCCGCTTCAAACGCCTAGGTGAGACATGGAGAAGGCCAAAGGGAATCCACAGCAAGATGCGCCGACATTATGGCTATCGACCCCCAGTGGTAAGCATTGGCTACCGCGGACCTAAGGAGGTGAGAGGCTATCACTCCTCAGGCTTCGAGGAAGTGATCGTGCACAACCCATCACAGCTGGAGAAGGTGAATCCCAAGACTCAGGCTGTCCGCGTAGGCGGCACGGTGGGTTATAAGAAGAGGCTCGCCATCGAGAAGCGCGCTGACGAGCTAGGAATTCGAGTTCTAAACAGGACGGGATAGACATGGATCTGAAGAACCAAAAGAGAATGGCGGCCCAGATCCTCAAATGCGGGGAATCGAGAGTATGGATCGACCCTAACAGGATAGAAGATGCTGCGGACGCCATCACTCGCGCGGATATCAGGACCGCGATCGAGTCCGGAACTATACGCGCTCTCCCTAAACAGGGAATTTCCCGCGGGAGGACCAGGTATAAGCTGGCCCAACGCAAGAAGGGGAGAAGGCGCGGACCGGGGAGCAGGAAGGGCACGTCAGGAGCCAGGAGCCCCTCCAAGGAGGACTGGATCCAGACTATCCGCCCTATCAGGAAAGAGCTGAGGAGGCTGCGGGATGAGGGCAAGATCTCGCGCTCTGTCTACCGAGAGTTCTACATGAAAGCCAAGGGAGGCATGTTCAAGAGCCGGAAGAACCTAGTCTCACACCTGCAGATGGCAGGCCACTTAAAGGAGGGGAATTGATGGCTAATGGACCTAGATACAAGGTGGCCTTCCGTCGCAGGCGCGAAGGCCGGACGGACTACCGTCAGAGGGCAGCGCTCCTGCGCGCTCGCGTGCCTAGGGCAGTAGTGAGGAGCTCCCTTCGCCATATCAGTGTCCAACTGGTAAAGTTCGACGCCAAGGGGGATTTAGTACTGGCCATGGCCCATTCCCGCGAGCTCCTCGATTTGGGGTGGAAGGCCTCAACGGGAAATTTGCCTGCGGCCTATCTGACTGGATATCTGGCAGGATTGAGAGCTAAGAAGAAGGGAGTGAGTAGGGCAGTGCTGGATATAGGGTTGAGGGAACCAGTCAAGGGTGCGGCCTGCTTCGCTTCCCTAAAGGGACTACTGGATGCTGGACTGGATATACCTCACTCGGAGGAGATCCTTCCCCCCGAAGAAAGGATAGCTGGTAAGCATATCAACGCTGAGCTGGAAAAAATGGTTGAAGAGGTCAAGAATAGGATGGAGGCGGATTGAGATGGAGTGGACACCCAAGACAAGGCTAGGCAAGATGGTCATGAATGGTGAGATCACCACCATGAGCCAAGCGCTGGCCACCAAGTTACCCCTGAGGGAGCCAGAAATCGTCGATATCCTCCTCCCTGACCTTATGGACGAGGTCATCGATGTGAACATTGTGCAAAGGATGACCGACTCCGGTCGCAGGGTCAAGTTCCGCATAACCGTGGCCGTGGGAAACGGTGACGGATTCGTAGGCATCGGTCGGGCCAAGGGGAAGGAGGTTGGGCCCTCCATCCGCAAGGCCATCGACAATGCCAAGCTGAACATCATCGAAATAAAGAGAGGCTGTGGCTCCTGGGAATGCGGATGCGGTACACCACATTCTCTGCCATTCAACGTGGTAGGGAAGGCAGGAAGCGTAGAGGTGAATTTCAAGCCTGCTCCTCGAGGCATCGGGCTTGCCACTGGTGACGTGGCTAAGAGCATCCTGCAGCTGGCGGGCGTCAAGGATTCATGGGGATTCGTTAAAGGGCATACGAAAACGACGGTCAACTACGCCATCGCCAGCTTCGAGGCACTCAAGCAGACAGCGCAGGTGCGTGTAACAGAAGAGCAGGCCAGGAGGCTAAAGATCGTATCTGGACCGGTGAACGTGCACGTGGCTAGCGCCTTGGACATAGCCAAGGCGGTAGAGGCCCAAGAAAGGGAGGGATGAGCGTGGCCTATGCGGTCATCAGGGTGCGTGGACACTCCAAGATAAGATCAGATATAGAGGAGACGATGAGGCTGATGCACCTTACACGTCCCAATCATTGCGTGGTGCTGCCAGAGAATGACACGGTGAAGGGCATGCTGCAGAAAGCCAAGGACTATATCACCTGGGGTGAGGTGGATGAAGTCACCTTGGCCAAGATGATCAAGTTCCGTGGCCGCCTTGAAGGAGATAAGCCAGTGGATGATGAGATTGTCAAAGCTGGCTCCAAATACACCAGCATTATCGCTCTGGCAAGGGCTATCAAGAAAGGAGAGGCTACCTACTCGAGCTTGAAGGGCTTCAAACCGGTGTTCCGACTCAGTCCCCCTAGAAAAGGATACGAGGGCAACAAGCGCTCATATCAGAACGGGGGCGCACTGGGATATCGCGGGAAAGATATCAACGAGCTCATAGAACGAATGTTATAATACCAAGGATATTGTTGGGGTCTCGACATGCCAAGCAGGACAAAGAAGTTCAGGGGGTCTCGCACCCATGGCCGTGGGAAGAAGGCTGGTAGAGGGGCCGGGCTCCATGGCGGCGTAGGTAACGCTGGACTGCATAAGCACAAGGTCATGAAGATGCTCAAATACGACCCGGAACACTTCGGGAGGCGCGGCTTCAAGCGTCCCCAAGAGGTCGTATCTGCCAAGATAACTATGAATGTAGGTGAAGTGCAGGAGAGCATCGAGAGGTTACTCGCCGAAGGTTACGCACAAAAGAAAGGAGATAGGACAATTGTAGACTTGCAGAAGATGGGCGTGGATAAGCTGTTGGGCTTTGGACAGGTGAAGGATAAGCTGGAAATCGTAGTGTCCGAGTCCTCGGCCAAGGCCAAGGAGAAGATTCAGAGCGCTGGTGGAGTGATAGTCGGACCTCAGTGATGACCTGTTAAGCTGATACCATGGCAGAAGAGAAGAAGAGCCTGCTCTACAAGCTCAAACCTCTCACCGACCGCCTACCAGCGGTCAGCAAGCCGGAAGGGCACGTTCACTTCCGGACCAAGATGCTATGGGTCATCGTCATCCTGGTGTTCTACTTCGTAATGACAAACGTCTTCATCTATGGGCTGGACATGTCCAGCACCATTGACCTCTTCTCGCAATATCGCGCTATTCTAGCCGGAGCGCAGGGCTCGCTGATGCACCTGGGCATCGGTCCCATCGTCACCGCGTCCATCATCATGCAGCTTTTCGTGGGCGCCAAGATAATTCGCCTGGACCTCACCAACTCAGAAGACAAGGCCGTATACCAGAGCACGCAGAAGTTTCTGGTGCTGATCATGATCCTGGTGGAGGCGGTTCCCCAAGTGTTCGGCTATCTCACACCATCCTCTGATTTCGTTAACGGGCTGGGATCCGCCCTGGGAAGCAACAGCTTCATCGATGCTGCGACACTTGCGGACATCATAATCATCTTACAGCTTTTCCTAGGCTCCTATATCGTGTTCCTCATGGATGAGGTGGTATCGAAATGGGGCATAGGATCGGGTATATCCCTGTTCATCGCCGCGGGAGTGGCCCAGGCCATATTCACAGGTACCATAAACTGGCAACCCATCGACGCCTCTCAGCCCATGAGCCTATCGAACCCTCCCGCGGGCACCATCCCTAAGACCCTCTATATCATCCATAATTCTTCGGCTTCGCAGATGGCCAACGGAGGTTACGAGCAGATACTCCTGCAGAATCCCAACTCCATGATCGCGCTCGTAGGCACCGTGATCATATTCCTTTTCGTCTGCTACGTGGAGAGCGTGCGCATAGAGCTGCCCCTGGCACATGGCACAGCCAGAGGGGCGAGGGGGCGATATCCCATCAAGTTGCTCTATGCCTCCAATATCCCCGTCATATTGATGGCAGCCCTGTTAGCGAACGTAAGTATGTTCTCCTTCCTCTTCTACACCAATCCCACATTGTCGCAGGTGCCGATCCTAGGAGGCAATCCTTGGTTGGGGTACTACGACCCTGTGAACCATGGCACACAGCCCTTGGGAGGTTTGGCATGGTATCTCTCAACCCCTAATGGATTGGCTAGCTGGCTGCTCCCTATGCTCAACCCCGAGAGGTATGGCTATCTAGCCCAGGATCACGGCCCCTTGCAGATCATGATACATGTCATCGTGTTTTTCTTGGTCATGGTAGGGGGTTCGATCCTCTTCGCCAAATTCTGGATATCCACCACTAACATGGGACCAGAGGCCGTGGCCAAGCAAATCGAAGCGAGTGGCCTACAGATCCCCGGTTTCAGGCGTGATCCCCGCGTATTGAAGCGTGTGTTGGAACGCTATATACCCGTAGTGACGGTGATATCTGGTGCCGTGGTAGGCGCCCTGGCTGCTACGGCAGATCTGATCGGTACCACAGGACAGGCATCAGGTACAGGTGTTCTGTTGGCCGTGGGCATCATGATCCAATTCTATGAAGCGATCAGTCGAGAGCAGATGATGGAGATGCATCCCGTCCTAAGGCAGTTCTTCGGAGGTGAGTAAGGATGGCAGCCAGTGGTGGAGGTGGCCCATCACCTATGGCGGGGAGGAGTAGTATGAGTACTTTCGCCACTTTCTTCTTCGTCATGGTGGCCATCCTAGTGCTCTTCGATCCTGCGTTGCGCACGGCCCTCGGTGAAGTCACAGGTCTGCTGTTCATGCCCTTAGTCGGATTCGACTACCGCTATCCTGTCATAACCTTAGTCATCATGGGCATGATAATGACTGGTCTGACCACGGTATTGAGGCACTTCTTCACTGATTATGTGGAGCAGGCAGAGAACCAGAAGATAGTCTCAGCCTTTAATCAAGAGATGAGGAAGGCCAGGTTGGAGAATAACACCTTCAAACTCAAAAAACTGATGGAACAGCAGCCGCAGATATTACAGCGTTCCATGAAGGCCAGTGCCACGCAGCTCAAGCTCATGCCAATCACATTATTGGTGATCATCCCTATCTTCGCTTGGCTGGCGGTGTTCATGAGCCAGGTTCATTCTCCAATAATCTCCGTACCATGGTCTTTCAATGTAAATCTCAACTCAGCCGATTACCTCTTCCCAAACTGGATCCTTCTGTACTCAGTCATAAGCATCCCCTTTGGTCAGATCCTCGCCCGCTCCCTGAGGTTCGTGGAGTTCAGGAGAAGGCTTAAGGAGATCGCAGCGGAAGGTAAGTCATGAGGATCACCATTTCAGGTCCACCAGGGTCAGGCAAGACCACAATATGTAGACTTCTGGCCGACCGCTTAGGCTATGCTTACGTGATATCAGGTAATGTTTTCCGGGAAATGGCTAAGCAACATGGCATGTCCTTGGTCGAGTTCGGAGCTCTCGCCCAACGTGATCCACGCTACGACCGCATGATCGATGAAGCCATGATCCAACGTGCCATGCAAGAGAAGGATATAATACTAGAAGGCAGGCTAGCAGCACACAATCTGACCCGTCGAGGCATCCCTGCCTTCAAGGTATACCTGGATGCCGACCCCTATACCAGGGCGAAGCGTATAGTAGAACGTGAGGGGAACGACCTCGAGCGCACCGCTCGGGAGATGCGGGAAAGGGAGGAGTGTGAGGCGCAGCGCTATCTCCAATGGTATGGCATCGACCTTAAGGACCGGGGAGTGTATGACCTTATAGTGGACACAGCGAAATTGACGCCTGAGGAGATAGTGGACCTTATCCTACGGAAGATGGGGAGGACCAATGACGCCGATGATTGTTAAGGATCGCGATCCTCTCTTAACAGACAGGGGAAAGAAGCCAGAGGAACGCAGCATGAGCGAGCTCCTATCTGCTGGAGTAATTAATCTGGATAAGCCGATGGGGCCGACCTCACACCAAGTGACGGCTTGGGTGAGGGACATTTTAGGCGTAGAGCGCATAGGACACGGTGGCACTCTTGACCCCAAGGTCAGCGGCGTTCTTCCCATAGCTTTGGGCAAGGCCACCAAGATGACAGATCTGGTCCTACGCTCGGACAAGGAGTACGTCTGCCTTATGATGCTGCACAAAGAAGTTGATGAGGCGAAGCTCCGTCGCGTGCTTCAGACTTTCGTAGGAGAGATCTATCAAACGCCTCCAGTCAGAGCCGCTGTAAAGAGACAGATGCGCGTGCGCCGAGTGCACGCCATCAAGGTTTTACAGGTGAAGGATAGAGAGGTCCTCTTCCGCGTTGTATGCGACGCTGGTACATACATACGAACCTTATGCGTCGATATAGGCGAGGCCCTGGGCGTAGGCGCGCATATGGAAGAGCTTAGACGCATTCGTTCCGGGAGCATGCGCGAGCAGGATAGCGTTCATCTGCAGGACCTGAAGGATGCCTTCGTCTTCTGGAAAGAAGGCGATGAAACCTACCTGCGACGCATGGTGGCTCCTATGGAGATATTACTCGAGCCTTTGCGTAAAGTCGTCCTCAAAGACACGGCCGTGGACGCGGTCTGCCACGGCGCGGATCTGGCGGTAGTCGGCATCGCCAAGCTAGACCCAGAGATATCTAAAGGCGAGCTTGTGGCACTCCTGACTCAGAAGGGTGAAGCTGTGGCCTTGGCGAATGCGCTGATGAGCGGCGAGGAGATGAGACATGCGAGAGAAGGCATCGCCCTGCGCACAGACAGGGTGCTTATGGAGCCAGGTACATATCCAAGGATGTGGGAATCAGGATCTGATTAAGATCTGCCATCATCAGAGAACGCTCAGCTTCGTCTGTTGCCGTTTCGGCTTTCCAGCTTCCCTCAGCTCTTTGAGCGGCATTGCCTCGATGCCCAATTCCCTGCGTATATCCTCGGCTAGATCCTTATCGAATCCATGATTGGTGTAGACCATTTTAGGAGAGCATCCTCGCACGAATTCCAGGAGCTCAGCATGACCAGCATGATCAGAAAGGGGGAATCCCTCATCTACCCTCATATGGTTATAGAATCCTCGTCTCAAAGCCCAACCACTGACATAAGCGGTTCGTGTCCTGCCCTTCAGCAGCTGTTGCGCCACAGACCCTTTCAAGGATCCGGTGGAGAGAATATAGGCAGAGGGATGAGGAGAAGGGGACTTGCAATGCCGGTAGCGGAAGCAGCATCCTTCCTCTTCCTCTACCCACCTTGTGCTTTCCAATACCGTGTCCATGAGATAGGGGTCCAAATCATCCAAGATTTCCAAAAGGAGTTGCGACTTGCCCAGTGGATAGGTGAACAGCGCCACCGAATATCCCTGCGCCATATTGTCCTCGACCCAATCATGTATCACATTGCCCATCTCTTCCCGAGGAGGGAAATCCCAACCTTTCTTCCCATAGGTGGCCTCTATGATCAGAATATCGGTCTTTACTGGGCGAGCCCCTCTCATCCCGTAGCGGTCCTCGGGGCACATGTCGCCAGTATAGAGGACCTTGCTCCCGCCATCGACCAAGAACATCCTCGAACCATGGATATGGCCTGAGTCGAACATCGATACATGATGACATTCATCCTCGATGAGCCTCCGGCCTAGGCGCTCCGAGGCGCAGCGAAGTGTGACTTTAGATGCTATGGCTCTTTCCACCTCAAAGCTACGGGGAAGATGATCTGAATGGGCATGCGAGATGCAGTTGACTCCATCGCCTGTGAGCCTTGCAGGATCGAATCGATATATCAACTCCCCAGATCGAAGCTCGATACCATTTCCAGGTCGTATCGAGAGCGCATCCCCTTCCATCGCTGGAGCTTATAATGGTTCAGGTATTTACTTTCACCCCTGAGTCAACTTCTATGGTGGTTTAAGGGCATCTCTTGGAAGTGATCATGGTATGTCGCAAGGCGGCCTTGTTACACAATTATGATCATCGCTAGACGCATAGGCCATTTCTGCACGAAATTCACTTGCTCAAGAAATATTTGTCAAAGTTAGAAGAGGAAATCATAAATTGTGCCACTGCTCATCTTGTGCCTAATTCTGCACCTAATGGGCGAAAAACTACCATGCAGCCGAAGCTTGAAGTACAAAGCACATGTTGGCATGGATATGAGCGATAATGCGATGAGAAGATCCAATGCCATCGGCTATCCCATGCTCTTATTGGGAGTGCTCATGATCCTGGGAAGCTGGAGCGTTGTGCTGACTGGCTCTGCATCTGATACCATTATTTTCATTGCCATGATGGCGGTGCAAGTGATGGGCATACTGCTCATGCTCTACGGTTGGAAGGTCATCACCGATCCAGAGCGCGCCAAGGTCCCCATGCCTCCACGGTATAACGAGCCCTATGTTGTTTGCGAGAAGTGCGAGAAGCCAGTTCCAGCTGGAGCGAGAAAGTGCCCCGCTTGCGGAAATACCATCGAATGGGACTAAGAAAATTGGAAAAAATATTATCCG of the Methanomassiliicoccales archaeon genome contains:
- a CDS encoding 50S ribosomal protein L30, which produces MSVAYAVIRVRGHSKIRSDIEETMRLMHLTRPNHCVVLPENDTVKGMLQKAKDYITWGEVDEVTLAKMIKFRGRLEGDKPVDDEIVKAGSKYTSIIALARAIKKGEATYSSLKGFKPVFRLSPPRKGYEGNKRSYQNGGALGYRGKDINELIERML
- a CDS encoding uL15 family ribosomal protein, giving the protein MPSRTKKFRGSRTHGRGKKAGRGAGLHGGVGNAGLHKHKVMKMLKYDPEHFGRRGFKRPQEVVSAKITMNVGEVQESIERLLAEGYAQKKGDRTIVDLQKMGVDKLLGFGQVKDKLEIVVSESSAKAKEKIQSAGGVIVGPQ
- a CDS encoding AAA family ATPase, coding for MRITISGPPGSGKTTICRLLADRLGYAYVISGNVFREMAKQHGMSLVEFGALAQRDPRYDRMIDEAMIQRAMQEKDIILEGRLAAHNLTRRGIPAFKVYLDADPYTRAKRIVEREGNDLERTAREMREREECEAQRYLQWYGIDLKDRGVYDLIVDTAKLTPEEIVDLILRKMGRTNDADDC
- a CDS encoding 30S ribosomal protein S5, translating into MEWTPKTRLGKMVMNGEITTMSQALATKLPLREPEIVDILLPDLMDEVIDVNIVQRMTDSGRRVKFRITVAVGNGDGFVGIGRAKGKEVGPSIRKAIDNAKLNIIEIKRGCGSWECGCGTPHSLPFNVVGKAGSVEVNFKPAPRGIGLATGDVAKSILQLAGVKDSWGFVKGHTKTTVNYAIASFEALKQTAQVRVTEEQARRLKIVSGPVNVHVASALDIAKAVEAQEREG
- a CDS encoding RNA-guided pseudouridylation complex pseudouridine synthase subunit Cbf5, which codes for MTPMIVKDRDPLLTDRGKKPEERSMSELLSAGVINLDKPMGPTSHQVTAWVRDILGVERIGHGGTLDPKVSGVLPIALGKATKMTDLVLRSDKEYVCLMMLHKEVDEAKLRRVLQTFVGEIYQTPPVRAAVKRQMRVRRVHAIKVLQVKDREVLFRVVCDAGTYIRTLCVDIGEALGVGAHMEELRRIRSGSMREQDSVHLQDLKDAFVFWKEGDETYLRRMVAPMEILLEPLRKVVLKDTAVDAVCHGADLAVVGIAKLDPEISKGELVALLTQKGEAVALANALMSGEEMRHAREGIALRTDRVLMEPGTYPRMWESGSD
- the secY gene encoding preprotein translocase subunit SecY; protein product: MAEEKKSLLYKLKPLTDRLPAVSKPEGHVHFRTKMLWVIVILVFYFVMTNVFIYGLDMSSTIDLFSQYRAILAGAQGSLMHLGIGPIVTASIIMQLFVGAKIIRLDLTNSEDKAVYQSTQKFLVLIMILVEAVPQVFGYLTPSSDFVNGLGSALGSNSFIDAATLADIIIILQLFLGSYIVFLMDEVVSKWGIGSGISLFIAAGVAQAIFTGTINWQPIDASQPMSLSNPPAGTIPKTLYIIHNSSASQMANGGYEQILLQNPNSMIALVGTVIIFLFVCYVESVRIELPLAHGTARGARGRYPIKLLYASNIPVILMAALLANVSMFSFLFYTNPTLSQVPILGGNPWLGYYDPVNHGTQPLGGLAWYLSTPNGLASWLLPMLNPERYGYLAQDHGPLQIMIHVIVFFLVMVGGSILFAKFWISTTNMGPEAVAKQIEASGLQIPGFRRDPRVLKRVLERYIPVVTVISGAVVGALAATADLIGTTGQASGTGVLLAVGIMIQFYEAISREQMMEMHPVLRQFFGGE
- a CDS encoding MBL fold metallo-hydrolase RNA specificity domain-containing protein, whose translation is MEGDALSIRPGNGIELRSGELIYRFDPARLTGDGVNCISHAHSDHLPRSFEVERAIASKVTLRCASERLGRRLIEDECHHVSMFDSGHIHGSRMFLVDGGSKVLYTGDMCPEDRYGMRGARPVKTDILIIEATYGKKGWDFPPREEMGNVIHDWVEDNMAQGYSVALFTYPLGKSQLLLEILDDLDPYLMDTVLESTRWVEEEEGCCFRYRHCKSPSPHPSAYILSTGSLKGSVAQQLLKGRTRTAYVSGWALRRGFYNHMRVDEGFPLSDHAGHAELLEFVRGCSPKMVYTNHGFDKDLAEDIRRELGIEAMPLKELREAGKPKRQQTKLSVL
- a CDS encoding EMC3/TMCO1 family protein, which encodes MAASGGGGPSPMAGRSSMSTFATFFFVMVAILVLFDPALRTALGEVTGLLFMPLVGFDYRYPVITLVIMGMIMTGLTTVLRHFFTDYVEQAENQKIVSAFNQEMRKARLENNTFKLKKLMEQQPQILQRSMKASATQLKLMPITLLVIIPIFAWLAVFMSQVHSPIISVPWSFNVNLNSADYLFPNWILLYSVISIPFGQILARSLRFVEFRRRLKEIAAEGKS